In the genome of Variovorax sp. PAMC26660, the window GCCACTGGGCGCTGCCGCGACCGCTGCAGCCATGCCGGCCGGGCCCGCGCCGACGATCAGCAGGTCGCAGTGTTCCAGTGCCGCGACGCTCATTCCGCCGTCTCCACGCGCATGCCTTCGCCGCAGACGGTCTGGCAGGCGAGCCTGCGCCGGCCGTCGACCAGCACGCGGCATTCCTGGCACACGCCCATGCCGCAGAAGGGCGCGCGCGGCTGGCCGCTGACGGAGGTGCGCGCCACGCCCATGCCGCCTGCAATGCGCAGTGCAGCCGCGACCGAACTTCCGGTCTTCACGCGAACGAGGTTGCCATCGATGTGCAGCAAGGTGTGATCGCTCATGCCGTCTCCAGCAAGCCGCGCGGCGCGTAGGGCGCTGCGTCGAATTCGGGAACAGTGCCGGTCATCAGCGCCGCGAGCAGGTGCGCGCTGCCCGGCGCCGTGGTCACGCCCAGGCCTTCGTGCCCGACCGCCAGCCAGAGCCTGTCGCGCCACGGATGCTTGCCCAGCAGCGGCAGGCCATCGGGTGTGGCGGCGCGCATGCCGGTCCACGAACGCACGGCACTCAGATGGGCGAGCCCCGGCAGGTAATCGAGCGTGCGCTGGAGCATGCGCGCGAGCATCGGCGCCTCGACTGTGGGGTCGGTCGTGTCGAACTGGCGCGACGAGCCGACCAGCAACTGCCCCGTGGGGCGCGGCTGCACATTGAACGCGACCGAGTCGCCATCGCTGTGGTGCGCGCTGGTCACATAGCCCAGCTCGACCAGTTGGTGATGCACGGTGCCCGGATAGCGGTCGGTGATCAGCAGGTGCCCCTTCTTCGGGCGTATCGGCAGCTCGGGGCACAGCGTCGTCGCCTGGATGCCGTTGGCCAGCACGATCTGCAGCGCGGTGCGGCGGCTGCCGTCGTCAAGCCGCAGCGTGCCGTCGTCTTCGATGGCCTCGACCTTCGCCTGCTCGACACGGACTGCATCGCCGCCTTCATCGAGCAGCCAGCGTGCCGCGTTCGGTGCATAGAGGATGCCGTCGCCCGGCACTTCGAGCGCGCCTGACAGGCCACGGCGCAATGCAGGTTCAGCTTGCGCGAGCGCGACCGCGTCGCGCAGGCGGCTGTCGATGCCGTGCGCGCGCAGCCGTTGCTGCTTGCGTTCAGCCTCGGCCATTTCTTCGTCGTTCGCGGCGATCCAGAGCGTGCCGCAGGGGCTGTACGCGCAGTCCTCGCGCATGCGCGGCGCAAGGGCGCGCCAGCGCGCAATCGAATCGCGGCTCAGTGCGAGTTCAGCCGGGTTGTCGTCCATCACCACGAGATGGCCCATGCCGGCGCCCGTCGCACCGCCGATGCGGGCATCAAGCACCAGCACCCGGCGGCCGGCTTGTGCCAGCGCGTGGGCGCACGCGGCACCGACGATGCCGGCGCCGATGACGATGACATCCGCGTCCATGCCGCCCGGCACTAGAGCCGAATGCCCCAGCCGAAAGGATCTTCGTCGTCGATCAGCAGCGTGGCTTCGGCGCTGATGTGTGCGCGGCCGCGCAGCGTGGGAATGACCTTGTCGCCGTCCATCGCGTAGCTGGCCTCGAAACGGCTGCCGATCACGCTGGCCTGCGTCCACACGGCCCCCGGCGCGAGCTTGCCGTCGGCCGCGAGGCAGGCAATCTTGGCGCTGGTGCCGGTGCCGCAGGGTGAGCGGTCGTAGGCGTTGCCGGGGCACAGCACGAAGTTGCGGCTGTCCGCGCCTTCATCGCCATCGTTGGCGAAGAGTTCGATGTGGTCCACCTCCGCGCCGTCCGCGCCGGTGATGCCCTGCGCGGCCAATGCCTTGCGCAGCGCCGCG includes:
- a CDS encoding (2Fe-2S)-binding protein, producing MSDHTLLHIDGNLVRVKTGSSVAAALRIAGGMGVARTSVSGQPRAPFCGMGVCQECRVLVDGRRRLACQTVCGEGMRVETAE
- a CDS encoding NAD(P)/FAD-dependent oxidoreductase, which translates into the protein MDADVIVIGAGIVGAACAHALAQAGRRVLVLDARIGGATGAGMGHLVVMDDNPAELALSRDSIARWRALAPRMREDCAYSPCGTLWIAANDEEMAEAERKQQRLRAHGIDSRLRDAVALAQAEPALRRGLSGALEVPGDGILYAPNAARWLLDEGGDAVRVEQAKVEAIEDDGTLRLDDGSRRTALQIVLANGIQATTLCPELPIRPKKGHLLITDRYPGTVHHQLVELGYVTSAHHSDGDSVAFNVQPRPTGQLLVGSSRQFDTTDPTVEAPMLARMLQRTLDYLPGLAHLSAVRSWTGMRAATPDGLPLLGKHPWRDRLWLAVGHEGLGVTTAPGSAHLLAALMTGTVPEFDAAPYAPRGLLETA